From Diprion similis isolate iyDipSimi1 chromosome 5, iyDipSimi1.1, whole genome shotgun sequence, the proteins below share one genomic window:
- the LOC124406325 gene encoding myosin-11-like, with translation MYKSAVILVLLVGTACAFPPKNILGKSVAEDATDKKAPEVPPQGSEVESQKEDATRESDDELTPTIALSRTETPSPTSSDRSTEGQKDRESSSGKDDQCQFLSACTDQELDYSPVDWRDEIEEPKKLCDNTATGCNLLGELAPRRKRNTETLPLNQTLIIPLDKLGVIDISKMKKANLLSHNTEVPNYSGSDMNKPFESVIILDDNSDLERLHMTNVSPSDMKSGDTIVISVGKVKIPIFISRDICGSETSTNELKKLQEENEVVKKKLKKAEEDLAKQKQESNDEKNRIEEKEKGKEDQERKTLQEKYDAAVKALVEELADLEVKFDQQSRNFTRTVQEEKKACERTLKDNEEGEKQKCKTLQEKHDAVVKALVEELADLEVQYDQQSRNFTTTVQGEKQACEEMLKGNEEEENQERKKLQEKRDDEIKSLEASLTKAEQLSNDLATQMSRVSANCNKNLEAEKERCNNQLTERTERAKKELAERKDSCDARIKEKETNMKKLQDLLALCRKIGQVLLTERYPVLTVFRYCAEGKKQIKREHVYNKELESYCI, from the exons ATGTACAAATCCGCGGTGATTCTCGTGCTGTTGGTTGGAACGGCGTGTGCGTTTCCACCCAAAAATATCTTGGGGAAATCGGTAGCCGAGGATGCCACCGATAAAAAGGCTCCGGAAGTGCCGCCGCAAGGATCGGAGGTCGAAAGTCAGAAGGAAGATGCCACCCGGGAGTCTGACGACGAACTGACCCCGACCATCGCGCTTTCGCGAACCGAGACGCCGTCGCCAACATCATCCGATCGAAGCACCGAG GGTCAAAAAGATCGCGAATCATCAAG TGGGAAAGATGATCAATGCCAATTTTTATCTGCATGCACTGATCAAGAATTGGATTACAGTCCCGTTGATTGGAGAGAT GAAATCGAAGAGCCAAAAAAGTTGTGTGACAATACTGCGACGGGTTGTAATTTGCTCGGTGAACTTGCACCACGTCGAAAAAGAAACACCGAAACGCTCCCGTTGAATCAGACATTAATTATTCCGCTTGACAAGCTGGGAGTAATagatatttcgaaaatgaagaaagccAATCTTCTGAGCCATAACACGGAAGTACCAAATTATTCGGGGTCCGACATGAACAAACCTTTCGAGAGTGTGATAATACTTGACGACAACTCGGATCTCGAACGACTTCACATGACGAATGTTTCACCAAGTGATATGAAAAGTGGTGATACGATAGTAATATCGGTTGGAAAAGTGAAGATTCCAATTTTCATATCGAGGGATATTTGCGGCAGTGAGACGAGCACCAACGAATTGAAAAAGCTTCAAGAAGAGAATGAAGTGgtgaagaagaaattgaagaagGCGGAGGAAGACCTGGCAAAGCAAAAACAGGAGTCCAacgatgagaaaaatcgaatagaggagaaagagaaagggaaAGAAGATCAAGAACGTAAGACGCTGCAGGAGAAGTATGATGCAGCG GTCAAGGCGTTGGTGGAAGAACTAGCTGATTTGGAAGTGAAGTTTGATCAGCAGTCCAGAAATTTCACAAGAACGGTgcaggaagaaaagaaagcctGCGAGAGGACATTGAAGGACAacgaagaaggagagaaacaGAAATGTAAGACGCTGCAGGAAAAGCATGATGCAGTG GTCAAGGCGTTGGTGGAAGAATTAGCTGATTTGGAAGTGCAGTATGATCAGCAGTCTAGAAATTTCACAACAACGGTGCAGGGAGAAAAGCAAGCTTGCGAGGAGATGTTGAAGGgcaacgaagaagaagaaaaccaGGAACGTAAGAAGCTACAGGAAAAACGtgacgatgaaataaaatcattggAGGCAAGCTTGACGAAGGCAGAGCAACTCTCAAACGACTTAGCGACACAAATGAGTCGGGTATCCGCTAATTGCAATAAGAACCTGGAGGCAGAGAAGGAACGCTGCAACAACCAACTAACCGAACGAACGGAGCGAGCGAAGAAAGAACTCGCGGAACGGAAGGACAGTTGCGATGCCAGGATaaaggagaaagaaacgaatatgaaaaaactaCAAGATCTTTTGGCATTGTGTCGCAAAATTGG ACAGGTTTTACTGACTGAACGATACCCAGTGTTGACGGTATTTCGATACTGCGCAGAagggaaaaaacaaataaagagAGAACACGTATACAATAAGGAACTTGAAAGTTACTGCATTTAA
- the LOC124406326 gene encoding uncharacterized protein LOC124406326 → MYKFAVILVLLAGTACAFPPNNIWEESVAEDAVDEKAPEVSPQGSEVESQKEGATRKSDDELTPIIALLRTKTQSPTSSDRSTEESEEPKKLCEEDAAGCDLLGELASRRKRTIETLPLDQPLNIPIESLGIIDFSNIEIPNFSIDNAEASNHVQINLQDFSQLDMNKLLENGIIVNDGSHIGEIKITNDSPVEIRSDDWIAISLGEVKVPIDMPGDNSGSETSANEVKKLQEENEVMKKKLEKAEEDLAQQTKKYNEEKNRVEENWKKVLEETREKEDQERKTLQEKHDAEIESLKASLTTANQFSVNLAAKLNQQTTNCDKNLKAEKERCKNQHTGRTTQAEKRLAQLENSYNDIIKQKEIDIQNLLNSCKQRNRS, encoded by the exons ATGTACAAATTTGCGGTGATTCTCGTGCTGCTGGCTGGAACGGCGTGTGCGTTTCCACCCAACAATATCTGGGAGGAATCGGTAGCCGAGGATGCCGTCGATGAAAAGGCTCCGGAAGTCTCGCCGCAAGGATCGGAGGTCGAAAGTCAAAAGGAAGGTGCCACCCGGAAGTCTGACGACGAACTGACCCCGATTATCGCGCTTTTACGAACCAAAACGCAGTCGCCAACATCATCCGATCGAAGCACCGAG GAGAGCGAAGAGCCAAAAAAGTTGTGTGAGGAGGATGCGGCGGGCTGTGATTTGCTCGGTGAACTTGCATCGCGTCGAAAGAGAACCATCGAAACGCTTCCGTTGGATCAGCCTCTGAATATTCCGATCGAAAGCTTGGGAATAATAGATTTCTCCAACATTGAGATACCAAATTTTTCGATCGATAACGCGGAAGCATCAAATCATGTACAGATTAACTTACAAGATTTTTCGCAATTGGATATGAACAAACTTCTGGAGAATGGGATAATAGTTAACGACGGCTCACATATTggagaaattaaaataacgaaTGATTCACCGGTTGAGATAAGAAGTGATGACTGGATAGCAATATCGCTTGGAGAAGTGAAGGTTCCCATTGACATGCCAGGGGATAATTCCGGCAGTGAGACGAGCGccaatgaagtgaaaaaacttCAAGAAGAGAATGAAgtgatgaagaagaaattggAGAAGGCGGAAGAAGACCTGGCACAGCAAACAAAGAAGTACAACGAGGAGAAAAATCGAGTAGAGGAGAACTGGAAGAAGGTATTAGAGGAGAccagagagaaagaagatcAAGAACGTAAGACGCTGCAGGAGAAACATGACGCTGAAATAGAATCATTGAAGGCAAGCTTGACGACGGCAAACCAATTCTCAGTGAACTTAGCGGCAAAACTGAATCAGCAAACCACTAATTGCGATAAGAACCTGAAGGCAGAGAAGGAACGCTGCAAGAACCAACACACTGGACGAACGACGCAGGCGGAGAAAAGACTCGCACAACTAGAAAACAGTTACAATGACATTATAAAGCAGAAGGAGATAGATATACAAAACCTTTTAAATAGTTGTAAACAAAGAAATAGGAGCTAA
- the LOC124406309 gene encoding uncharacterized protein LOC124406309: MYKFAVILVLLAGTACAFPPNNIWGESVAEDIVDKKAPEVPWQGSEVEIQKEDATRESDDDLTPTIAISRTKTPSPASSDRSTEENEEAKTLCAEDEAPCDSLDEATSRQKRNTEKLSWNQITNFPMDNVKVITMDDLPNFQGINIPDLSNIDFEKLVMGDVKGFEIPNSYQIQIPNLSGIQIPDLSGIQIPDLSKLGLQDLLDGQIKIENIPDLQGIKITDGILNGSSAVGVIFGNANDTNILDGSFFNNAGAGNANSEAVGKLQKEVEALTKKLEEAEKNLALKELAIKENEGKKEECKTLQEKHDAKVKALTEELGDLRKKSDEQSKNFTTIVVETDNKCEKTLKDNEEREKQERKTLQEKHDAEIESLKASLTAADQFSSKLTAELNRLTTNSNTNLKAEEERCDNELTELTTLEEKKRADLENSYNDIIKQKELDIQNLLNICKQKNQN, encoded by the exons ATGTACAAATTTGCGGTGATTCTCGTGCTGCTGGCTGGAACGGCGTGTGCGTTTCCACCCAACAATATCTGGGGGGAATCGGTAGCCGAGGATATCGTCGATAAAAAGGCTCCGGAAGTCCCGTGGCAAGGATCGGAggtcgaaattcaaaaggaAGATGCCACCCGGGAGTCTGACGACGACCTGACCCCGACCATCGCGATTTCGCGAACCAAGACGCCGTCGCCAGCATCATCAGATCGAAGCACCGAG gaGAATGAAGAGGCAAAAACGTTATGCGCCGAGGATGAGGCACCCTGCGATTCCCTTGATGAAGCTACGTCACGTCAGAAGAGAAATACCGAAAAGTTATCTTGGAATCAGATAACAAACTTTCCGATGGACAACGTGAAAGTTATAACAATGGACGATCTGCCGAATTTCCAGGGAATTAACATACCCGATCTTAGTAatatcgatttcgaaaagctTGTGATGGGTGATGTGAAAGGTTTTGAGATCCCAAATTCGTATCAGATTCAGATACCGAATTTATCCGGGATTCAGATACCGGATTTATCCGGGATTCAGATACCAGATCTTTCGAAGCTCGGTTTACAAGATCTTCTAGATggtcaaataaaaattgagaatattcCTGACCTCCAGGGGATTAAAATAACAGATGGTATTTTGAATGGAAGCTCTGCGGTAGGAGTAATATTCGGAAATGCCAACGATACCAATATACTGGATGGTTCGTTCTTCAATAACGCTGGAGCCGGTAACGCGAATAGCGAAGCAGTAGGAAAGCTTCAAAAAGAGGTTGAAGCGTTGACGAAAAAGTTGGAGGAGGCGGAAAAAAATCTTGCGCTCAAGGAACTTGCAATC AAGGAGAACgaagggaaaaaagaagaatgtaAGACGCTTCAGGAGAAACATGATGCAAAGGTCAAGGCCTTGACGGAAGAATTAGgtgatttgagaaaaaagtcaGACGAACAGTCCAAGAATTTCACTACGATAGTAGTGGAAACAGACAACAAGTGCGAGAAGACATTGAAGGACaacgaagaaagagaaaagcagGAACGTAAGACGCTGCAGGAAAAACATGACGCTGAAATAGAATCATTGAAGGCAAGCTTGACGGCGGCAGACCAATTCTCATCGAAATTAACGGCAGAACTGAATCGGTTAACCACTAATTCCAATACGAACCTGAAGGCAGAGGAAGAACGTTGCGACAACGAACTAACCGAACTAACGACGCTGGAGGAGAAAAAACGTGCAGACCTGGAGAACAGTTACAATGACATTATAAAGCAGAAGGAGCTGGATATACAAAACcttttaaatatttgtaaacaaaaaaaccagAACTAG